In Corynebacterium nuruki S6-4, the following proteins share a genomic window:
- a CDS encoding IS110 family transposase — MEDTTGYDVYLGLDVGKTAHHGCALLADGTRLYGKGLPQDEAHLTALFNELKEHGRVLLIVDQPNTIGALPVAVARATGCGVAYLPGLAMRKAADLYPGQAKTDPRDAFIIADTARTMPHTLRVVDRNDEVLSALKMLSGLDDDIARDCTRTINRLRSILVQIYPSLERVFAGEVLQRAFVLDLLIHYGGPTKLKKSGKARVLAWARNHAKKDPEALVDDIFQALGAQTVTVPGTGAAEIAIPMLATNIKSLKAQRESIAGQVEEMLDDFPLAEVLMSMPGVGIKTAANILLAVGDCSDFPDAAHLAAYAGIAPVTRRSGTSIRGEFPARSGNKRLKNALFRSAWVASNCHEASRAYYAKKRAEGKRHNAAVMCLARRRCNVIFAMLTRGEFFRELPARTPQEVPAA; from the coding sequence ATGGAAGACACCACCGGCTACGACGTCTACCTCGGACTCGACGTCGGCAAGACCGCCCACCACGGCTGCGCCCTACTCGCCGACGGCACCAGGCTCTACGGCAAAGGCCTGCCGCAGGACGAAGCCCACCTCACCGCCCTGTTCAACGAGCTCAAAGAGCACGGCCGTGTGCTGCTGATCGTCGACCAGCCCAACACCATCGGCGCCCTCCCGGTCGCCGTGGCCCGTGCCACCGGGTGCGGTGTCGCCTATCTGCCAGGCCTGGCGATGCGCAAGGCAGCCGACCTGTACCCCGGTCAGGCCAAGACCGATCCCCGCGACGCGTTCATCATCGCCGACACCGCCCGCACCATGCCGCATACTCTGCGGGTCGTCGACCGCAACGACGAGGTCCTGTCAGCACTCAAGATGCTGTCCGGCCTGGACGACGACATCGCCCGCGACTGCACTCGCACCATCAACCGGCTGCGCAGCATCCTGGTGCAGATCTACCCGTCACTGGAGCGCGTGTTCGCCGGCGAAGTCCTGCAACGTGCATTCGTACTGGACCTGCTGATCCACTACGGCGGCCCCACCAAGCTGAAGAAGTCGGGTAAGGCCCGGGTTCTGGCCTGGGCACGAAATCACGCTAAGAAGGACCCGGAAGCCCTGGTCGACGACATCTTCCAGGCCCTCGGAGCCCAGACCGTCACCGTACCCGGCACCGGGGCCGCCGAAATCGCGATACCGATGCTGGCCACCAACATCAAGTCGTTGAAGGCTCAACGTGAGTCCATCGCAGGGCAGGTCGAGGAGATGCTGGACGACTTCCCTCTTGCCGAGGTCTTGATGTCGATGCCGGGAGTCGGCATCAAGACCGCCGCAAACATCCTCCTGGCCGTCGGCGACTGTTCCGACTTCCCCGATGCCGCCCACCTGGCTGCTTACGCCGGGATCGCCCCGGTGACGAGACGCTCCGGCACGTCAATCAGGGGTGAGTTCCCGGCCAGGTCAGGTAACAAGAGGCTCAAGAATGCCCTGTTCCGATCTGCGTGGGTCGCATCGAACTGCCATGAGGCGTCCAGGGCGTACTACGCGAAGAAACGGGCCGAGGGTAAGCGGCACAATGCGGCGGTGATGTGTCTGGCCCGGCGACGGTGCAACGTCATCTTCGCGATGCTGACCCGCGGTGAGTTCTTCCGTGAGCTGCCGGCCCGCACCCCGCAGGAGGTCCCGGCTGCCTAG
- a CDS encoding M3 family metallopeptidase: MNPLLEPSVLDHELPDFAHIDVADLVPTFRTAVTDHEAEIAAIVANPEPPTWENTMEALEASGQLLQRVLAIVFNYAGTDATADVIAAEETVAPELSRHITAVNLDQGLYARVKAMPAQPEDSENAALLKHWLRQFRRGGADLDEAGREELGGIDARLAELSTAFGRRLVAATDAGAVLFTAEEELAGLSRTRKDQLRADAEEAGQDGWLVRLGLPSVQPVLEELSDAASRRRIAEASAARGRGTGETGNDDIVLETVRLRARRAELLGYPNHAAFVAEEETAGTVAAVDDLLDRVTAPAVANALGEYKRAADKASVSGADPRLTEADLPYWDAQLRAEELDVDEAELMKYFPLDRVLRDGAFFAAHRLYGIDVVPREDLVGYHPDVSVWEVRDGERSVGLFLFDPWARPTKRGGAWMSSFVDQNNLIGQAPVVVNVLNIARPAAGEQALLSLDEVTTVFHEFGHALHGLLSDVRYPSLSGTNVPRDFVEFPSQINENWALEPAVLANYAHHVETGEQLPPELVTAVRAQQQWGQGFSTTEYLAACWLDLAWHRLSAAQADRVTDVAAFETEALEAAGVGPAAVPAIAPRYRSTYFNHIFAGGYSADYWSYLWAEVLDADGFRAFVDTGAATGGTGGTGDSGASGDAVGAAAPDPDDVGFAGDRFRRMILSRGATIDYDDAFWMFRGQQRSVEPLLERRGLAGGGGDH; the protein is encoded by the coding sequence ATGAATCCGCTGCTCGAACCTTCGGTCCTCGACCACGAACTGCCCGACTTCGCCCACATCGACGTCGCCGACCTGGTGCCCACCTTCCGCACCGCCGTCACCGACCACGAGGCGGAGATCGCCGCCATCGTGGCGAACCCGGAACCGCCGACCTGGGAGAACACGATGGAGGCCCTCGAGGCCAGCGGACAGCTGCTCCAGCGGGTGCTGGCCATCGTCTTCAACTACGCGGGGACGGACGCCACCGCCGACGTCATCGCCGCCGAGGAGACCGTCGCCCCCGAACTGTCCCGGCACATCACCGCCGTCAACCTCGACCAGGGCCTGTATGCGCGGGTGAAAGCCATGCCGGCGCAGCCGGAGGACAGTGAGAACGCGGCACTGCTGAAACACTGGCTGCGGCAGTTCCGGCGGGGTGGCGCGGACCTCGACGAGGCGGGCCGGGAGGAACTCGGCGGTATCGACGCCCGGCTCGCCGAGCTCTCCACCGCGTTCGGACGCCGCCTCGTCGCCGCCACCGACGCCGGTGCGGTGCTGTTCACCGCGGAGGAGGAGCTGGCGGGGCTGAGCCGCACCCGGAAGGACCAGCTGCGTGCCGATGCCGAGGAGGCCGGGCAGGACGGTTGGCTCGTCCGGCTCGGACTGCCCAGTGTCCAGCCGGTGCTCGAGGAGCTGTCGGATGCGGCGTCCCGACGGCGCATCGCCGAGGCTTCGGCGGCCCGCGGCCGCGGAACCGGGGAGACCGGCAACGACGACATCGTGCTGGAGACCGTGCGGCTGCGCGCCCGGCGGGCCGAACTGCTCGGCTACCCCAACCACGCGGCCTTCGTCGCCGAGGAGGAGACCGCCGGCACCGTGGCCGCGGTCGACGACCTGCTCGACCGGGTGACGGCGCCGGCGGTCGCCAACGCGCTCGGCGAGTACAAGCGGGCGGCGGACAAGGCCTCGGTCAGCGGCGCGGACCCGCGGCTGACCGAGGCCGACCTGCCCTACTGGGATGCACAGCTGCGTGCCGAGGAGCTCGACGTCGACGAGGCGGAGCTGATGAAGTACTTCCCGCTCGACCGGGTGCTGCGTGACGGCGCTTTCTTCGCCGCGCACCGGCTCTACGGCATCGACGTCGTCCCGCGGGAGGATCTCGTCGGCTACCACCCGGATGTCTCGGTCTGGGAGGTCCGCGACGGGGAGCGTTCTGTCGGCCTGTTCCTGTTCGATCCGTGGGCCCGCCCGACCAAGCGTGGTGGCGCCTGGATGAGCAGCTTCGTCGACCAGAACAACCTCATCGGTCAGGCCCCGGTGGTCGTCAACGTGCTGAACATCGCCCGGCCGGCCGCGGGGGAGCAGGCGCTGCTCAGCCTCGACGAGGTGACGACGGTGTTCCACGAGTTCGGCCACGCCCTCCACGGGCTGCTGTCCGATGTGCGCTACCCGAGCCTGTCGGGCACCAACGTGCCCCGTGACTTCGTGGAGTTCCCCAGCCAGATCAACGAGAACTGGGCGCTGGAGCCCGCCGTGCTCGCCAACTACGCCCACCATGTGGAGACCGGTGAACAGCTGCCTCCGGAGCTGGTCACCGCGGTGCGTGCGCAGCAGCAGTGGGGACAGGGGTTCAGTACCACCGAGTATCTTGCGGCGTGCTGGCTCGACCTGGCGTGGCACCGGTTGTCGGCGGCCCAGGCGGACCGGGTCACCGATGTGGCGGCCTTCGAGACGGAGGCGCTGGAGGCGGCGGGGGTCGGGCCGGCCGCGGTGCCGGCGATCGCCCCGCGGTACCGGTCGACCTACTTCAACCACATCTTCGCCGGCGGGTACTCGGCCGACTACTGGAGCTACCTGTGGGCGGAGGTGCTCGACGCCGACGGGTTCCGGGCCTTTGTCGACACCGGCGCGGCGACCGGCGGTACCGGCGGTACCGGTGACAGTGGTGCCAGTGGTGACGCTGTCGGTGCCGCTGCCCCGGACCCGGACGATGTCGGGTTCGCCGGTGACCGGTTCCGTCGGATGATCCTGTCTCGGGGCGCCACCATCGACTACGACGATGCCTTCTGGATGTTCCGCGGACAGCAGCGCAGTGTGGAACCGCTGCTGGAGCGCCGCGGGCTGGCCGGAGGTGGCGGAGACCACTGA
- a CDS encoding carboxylesterase family protein, with amino-acid sequence MVSPVLDTPSGRVSGSLRGSGPDAVAVFRAVPVTTSSPFGDPEPAAPWPGVLDCTDSRERRALRGDGTVTVFAPADRADLAGASLPVIAWVHGGRYEEGHGDDGWYDGTTLARSGCIVVTLNYRKRFAGFLPLDTDDTDESDGTDGTDGPGSRGVADLRHALQWVQETVAGLGGDPDNVTLAGQSAGGGLVTALLADRRADLLFHRALVLSPGLPRISARTGWRVRRALARLFLRTPLTRTRLEALPARRRAAAYRWMARACATDCAVGPGPVDFDALREVPLLVSTMQDEFVRFPGVHQLDRVLHRLHLSPWWVAPGMLVLGVPWRSLRRWVRSVDRARPTGQTVGDTMIRRWAAGLLEHARGADVWACEFRGGDSHGGRVDALHCGELPLLFDTLQVGKKLVRAFCGPGAQERLGGPGGAGERFRAAVVAFAHGAGPGWEPYRDERTTHVFDLTGGTDRDVTDPLREIRTLLPVG; translated from the coding sequence ATGGTCTCTCCTGTCCTGGATACCCCGTCCGGTCGCGTCTCCGGTTCCCTCCGCGGTTCCGGGCCGGACGCCGTCGCGGTCTTCCGCGCCGTCCCGGTCACCACCTCCTCCCCGTTCGGTGACCCGGAGCCCGCCGCACCGTGGCCGGGGGTGCTCGACTGCACCGACAGCCGGGAACGGCGCGCGCTGCGCGGGGACGGCACCGTCACCGTCTTCGCCCCGGCCGACCGGGCAGACCTGGCCGGCGCGTCGCTGCCGGTCATCGCCTGGGTCCACGGCGGACGGTACGAGGAAGGGCACGGCGACGACGGCTGGTACGACGGCACCACCCTCGCCCGCTCCGGCTGCATCGTCGTCACCCTGAACTACCGGAAGCGCTTCGCCGGGTTCCTCCCGCTCGACACTGACGACACTGACGAGTCTGACGGGACCGACGGGACTGACGGGCCGGGTTCCCGCGGCGTCGCCGATCTCCGCCACGCCCTGCAGTGGGTGCAGGAGACCGTCGCCGGGCTCGGCGGTGACCCGGACAACGTCACCCTGGCCGGCCAGTCCGCCGGCGGCGGGCTGGTGACGGCCCTGCTCGCCGACCGTCGGGCCGACCTGCTGTTCCACCGGGCGCTGGTGCTCTCCCCCGGACTGCCCCGGATCAGTGCGCGCACCGGCTGGCGGGTCCGTCGGGCGCTCGCCCGGCTGTTCCTGCGCACACCGCTGACTCGCACCCGGCTCGAGGCACTGCCCGCCCGGCGCCGGGCGGCGGCCTACCGGTGGATGGCGCGGGCCTGTGCCACCGACTGCGCCGTGGGCCCCGGCCCGGTGGACTTCGACGCCCTGCGGGAGGTGCCGCTGCTGGTCTCCACGATGCAGGACGAGTTCGTCCGCTTCCCCGGCGTCCACCAGCTCGACCGGGTACTGCACCGGCTGCACCTGTCGCCGTGGTGGGTGGCCCCGGGCATGCTGGTGCTCGGTGTGCCGTGGCGGTCGCTGCGCCGGTGGGTACGGTCGGTCGACCGTGCCCGGCCGACGGGACAGACCGTGGGGGACACGATGATCCGCCGGTGGGCGGCGGGGCTGCTGGAACATGCCCGTGGGGCCGACGTGTGGGCGTGCGAGTTCCGGGGCGGGGACAGTCACGGCGGCCGGGTTGATGCCCTGCACTGCGGGGAACTCCCGCTGTTGTTCGACACCCTGCAGGTCGGGAAGAAACTGGTCCGCGCCTTCTGCGGCCCCGGTGCACAGGAGCGGCTCGGCGGGCCCGGTGGTGCCGGGGAGCGGTTCCGGGCCGCCGTCGTCGCGTTCGCCCACGGTGCGGGGCCGGGCTGGGAGCCCTACCGGGACGAGCGGACCACGCACGTCTTCGACCTGACCGGCGGAACGGACCGGGACGTCACCGATCCGTTGCGGGAGATCCGCACCCTGCTGCCGGTCGGCTGA
- a CDS encoding MalY/PatB family protein, producing MALTFPDIDTLRARGTMKWTKYPADVLPLWVAETDFDTCPAVDDAVRRAVDRQYFGYPVAGARSRNLADALAEFTAARHGWNIDPAKVTYVPDVVQGICVAVDALTPAGSTIVVPMPAYPPFQKVPTATRRPAAYVPMTDESGFDLAALERAFTSTDNPHGVGSLILCNPFNPLGRAFSAEELRAVTDLAARHDVRVISDEIHAPLVYSGHHIPTATVSDTAYGNTVTVTATSKGWNTAGLKCAQIIATADEDAKLIGRLSNVVTGEPSTLGIEAATAAYLDGVPWLEEEVSYLAANWEHLRTRLPEVLPGVRLPQQQATFLAWLDVSQVDRLRGADGTVADPAERLRTHARVAFNEGTDFGPVGRGHVRLNFGTSRAVLDEALDRIAEADLHTGEAL from the coding sequence ATGGCACTCACCTTCCCCGACATCGACACGCTCCGTGCCCGCGGCACGATGAAGTGGACGAAATACCCCGCCGACGTCCTGCCCCTGTGGGTCGCCGAGACCGACTTCGACACCTGCCCCGCCGTCGACGACGCCGTCCGACGGGCCGTCGACCGCCAGTACTTCGGCTACCCGGTCGCCGGTGCCCGTTCCCGGAACCTCGCCGACGCGCTCGCGGAGTTCACCGCGGCCCGCCACGGCTGGAACATCGACCCGGCGAAGGTCACCTACGTCCCCGACGTCGTCCAGGGCATCTGCGTCGCCGTCGACGCCCTCACCCCCGCCGGCTCGACCATCGTCGTGCCCATGCCCGCCTACCCGCCCTTCCAGAAGGTCCCCACCGCCACCCGCCGGCCGGCCGCCTATGTGCCGATGACCGACGAGTCCGGTTTCGACCTGGCGGCCCTGGAGCGCGCCTTCACCTCGACCGACAACCCGCACGGAGTCGGCAGTCTCATCCTGTGCAACCCCTTCAACCCGCTCGGCCGGGCGTTCTCCGCCGAGGAGCTCCGCGCCGTCACCGACCTGGCGGCCCGCCACGATGTCCGCGTCATCTCCGACGAGATCCACGCCCCGCTCGTGTACTCCGGCCACCACATCCCCACCGCGACGGTCTCCGACACCGCCTACGGCAACACCGTGACAGTCACCGCCACCTCCAAGGGTTGGAACACCGCGGGCCTGAAGTGCGCCCAGATCATCGCCACCGCCGACGAGGACGCCAAGCTCATCGGCCGGCTGTCCAACGTCGTCACCGGTGAGCCCTCCACCCTCGGCATCGAGGCCGCCACCGCCGCCTACCTCGACGGCGTCCCGTGGCTCGAGGAGGAGGTCAGCTACCTCGCCGCCAACTGGGAGCACCTGCGGACCCGGCTGCCCGAGGTCCTGCCCGGGGTCCGGCTGCCGCAGCAGCAGGCGACGTTCCTCGCCTGGCTCGACGTCTCGCAGGTCGACCGGCTGCGCGGCGCCGACGGCACCGTCGCCGACCCGGCGGAGCGGCTGCGCACCCACGCCCGGGTCGCCTTCAACGAGGGCACCGATTTCGGCCCCGTGGGCCGCGGCCACGTCCGGCTGAACTTCGGCACCTCCCGCGCGGTCCTCGACGAGGCGCTGGACCGGATCGCCGAGGCCGACCTGCACACCGGAGAGGCTCTGTGA
- a CDS encoding ABC transporter ATP-binding protein codes for MRELWPYYVMVIVAATATSLLGLAAPFLIKHVTDTIVDAANGSVSVGDATRTAVWIAVALLFAELANTVIHNIGGWFGDVMGMRMRQILSNRYFAKLLALPQRYFDHQITGTIISRLDRSILGLTQFLQSFANNFFSMILTVILVLAISAWYYWPLALLLIVIFPLYLWLTALTSRKWMRWEKTKNEHIDTAQGRFAEVIGQVKVVKSFVSELRELRLFQGHFAETVAVTKKQSGWWHMMDIFRMAGMNIIFFAIYLVLFWRTLHGYFTLGDMVLLVQLVTMARQPATMMSWMVDSAQRAAAGSREYFEAMDELEEPTTDPDLLAASREYGPDLVPERALRNAVPAPPARTGDGPVFSFEHVSFGYEADEQVIHDVTFTAGRGERVALVGESGGGKSTLVNLLLGLYRPTGGTLRICGHDIRDLSAAQLRGMVGVVFQEAALFSGTIRENIAYARPDATDEEVAAVARRANADAFIREFPDGYDTVIGERGLRLSGGQKQRIAVARAMLKDAPILVLDEATSALDTRSEQAVQAGLEELMVGRTTLVIAHRLSTIATVDTIVTLDHGHVDEIGSPGDLAVSGGIYAELLRLTASSSAADRERLKKFGFHTDGETDSADGTDSAEGAEGAEGAVPGTDGTAEPPVR; via the coding sequence ATGCGGGAGCTGTGGCCGTACTACGTCATGGTCATCGTCGCCGCCACGGCGACCTCCCTGCTCGGCCTCGCGGCACCGTTCCTCATCAAGCACGTCACCGACACGATCGTGGACGCCGCCAACGGCAGCGTCTCCGTCGGCGACGCCACCCGCACCGCCGTGTGGATCGCCGTCGCCCTGTTGTTCGCGGAGCTCGCCAACACCGTCATCCACAACATCGGCGGCTGGTTCGGCGACGTCATGGGCATGCGGATGCGGCAGATCCTGTCGAACCGCTACTTCGCCAAACTCCTGGCACTGCCGCAGCGCTACTTCGACCACCAGATCACCGGCACGATCATCTCCCGGCTGGACCGGTCGATCCTCGGGCTCACCCAGTTCCTCCAGTCCTTCGCCAACAACTTCTTCTCGATGATCCTCACGGTCATCCTCGTGCTGGCGATCTCCGCCTGGTACTACTGGCCGCTCGCCCTGCTGCTCATCGTCATCTTCCCGCTCTACCTGTGGCTCACCGCCCTCACCAGCCGGAAGTGGATGCGCTGGGAGAAGACCAAGAACGAGCACATCGACACCGCCCAGGGCCGGTTCGCCGAGGTCATCGGCCAGGTGAAGGTCGTGAAGTCCTTCGTCTCGGAGCTCCGGGAGCTGCGGCTGTTCCAGGGGCACTTCGCCGAGACCGTCGCCGTGACGAAGAAGCAGTCCGGCTGGTGGCACATGATGGACATCTTCCGCATGGCGGGGATGAACATCATCTTCTTCGCCATCTACCTCGTCCTGTTCTGGCGCACCCTGCACGGCTACTTCACCCTCGGTGACATGGTGCTCCTCGTCCAGCTGGTGACGATGGCCCGCCAGCCGGCGACGATGATGAGCTGGATGGTCGATTCCGCCCAGCGCGCCGCCGCGGGCTCCCGCGAGTACTTCGAGGCGATGGACGAGCTGGAGGAGCCCACCACGGACCCCGACCTGCTCGCGGCGTCCCGCGAGTACGGCCCGGACCTCGTCCCCGAGCGGGCGCTGCGCAACGCCGTCCCGGCGCCGCCGGCTCGCACCGGCGACGGTCCGGTGTTCAGCTTCGAGCACGTCAGTTTCGGCTACGAGGCCGATGAGCAGGTCATCCACGATGTCACGTTCACCGCCGGCCGTGGCGAGCGGGTCGCGCTCGTCGGCGAATCCGGCGGCGGCAAGTCGACGCTGGTCAACCTGCTGCTGGGCCTGTACCGGCCGACCGGCGGCACGCTGCGGATCTGCGGGCACGACATCCGTGACCTCTCCGCGGCGCAGCTGCGCGGCATGGTCGGGGTCGTGTTCCAGGAGGCGGCGCTGTTCTCCGGCACCATCCGGGAGAACATTGCCTACGCCCGCCCGGACGCCACCGACGAGGAGGTCGCCGCCGTCGCCCGCCGGGCCAACGCGGACGCCTTCATCCGCGAATTCCCCGACGGCTACGACACGGTCATCGGCGAACGCGGGCTCCGGCTCTCGGGCGGCCAGAAGCAGCGCATCGCCGTGGCCCGCGCCATGCTGAAGGACGCCCCCATCCTCGTCCTCGACGAGGCGACCTCCGCCCTCGACACCCGCTCCGAGCAGGCCGTGCAGGCCGGTCTCGAGGAGCTGATGGTCGGCCGCACCACCCTGGTCATCGCCCACCGGCTGTCGACCATCGCGACCGTCGACACGATCGTCACGCTCGACCACGGTCACGTCGACGAGATCGGCTCCCCCGGTGACCTGGCGGTCTCCGGCGGCATCTACGCCGAACTGCTCCGGCTCACGGCCAGTTCCTCGGCCGCGGACCGGGAACGGTTGAAGAAGTTCGGCTTCCACACCGACGGGGAAACAGACAGTGCCGACGGGACCGACAGCGCCGAAGGTGCCGAGGGTGCCGAGGGTGCTGTCCCCGGCACCGACGGGACAGCAGAACCCCCGGTCCGCTGA
- a CDS encoding CsbD family protein yields the protein MSGIDDIKNKAEGLAGQAKEAAGQASGNDDLQNEGKADQVKSDAKQKFEDAKDQVTDKANEVIGKFKDK from the coding sequence ATGTCCGGTATCGACGACATCAAGAACAAGGCGGAAGGACTCGCCGGCCAGGCCAAGGAGGCCGCGGGCCAGGCATCCGGCAACGATGACCTGCAGAACGAGGGCAAGGCCGACCAGGTCAAGTCCGACGCGAAGCAGAAGTTCGAGGACGCCAAGGACCAGGTGACCGACAAGGCCAACGAGGTCATCGGCAAGTTCAAGGACAAGTAG
- a CDS encoding 3-hydroxybutyryl-CoA dehydrogenase has protein sequence MVQRVGVVGAGQMGSGIIEVAAKSGSDVLVWEAKQEFLDGGKARIEKSLDKAVSRGKLSQEDRDAAVARISYTTDLADFADREMVMEAIVENEDIKKDVFAKLDAVVTDKSAPLCSNTSSLPIQTIASATENPGRVIGLHFFNPVPVLKLVEVIPALTTDDATVATVRGYATEVLGKTAIQAKDRSGFIVNFLLVPYLLSAVRMVEQGVATREDIDTGMQLGASHPMGPLTLADMVGLDTCASIADVMYEEYGDPSYACPPLLRRMVQAGQLGRKSGQGFYDYSK, from the coding sequence ATGGTTCAGCGTGTAGGCGTTGTCGGCGCAGGTCAGATGGGCAGCGGCATTATCGAGGTCGCCGCGAAGTCCGGGAGCGACGTCCTGGTCTGGGAGGCCAAGCAGGAGTTCCTCGACGGCGGCAAGGCCCGGATCGAGAAGTCCCTCGACAAGGCCGTCAGCCGCGGCAAGCTCTCCCAGGAGGACCGCGACGCCGCCGTCGCGCGGATCAGCTACACCACCGACCTGGCGGACTTCGCGGACCGTGAGATGGTCATGGAGGCCATCGTCGAGAACGAGGACATCAAGAAGGACGTCTTCGCGAAGCTGGACGCCGTCGTCACCGACAAGTCCGCGCCGCTGTGCTCGAACACCTCTTCCCTGCCGATCCAGACCATCGCCTCGGCGACGGAGAACCCGGGCCGGGTGATCGGCCTGCACTTCTTCAACCCGGTGCCCGTGCTGAAGCTGGTCGAGGTCATCCCGGCCCTCACCACCGACGACGCCACCGTGGCGACCGTCCGCGGCTACGCCACCGAGGTGCTCGGCAAGACCGCGATCCAGGCGAAGGACCGGTCGGGCTTCATCGTCAACTTCCTCCTCGTGCCCTACCTGCTCTCCGCCGTGCGCATGGTGGAGCAGGGCGTGGCCACCCGGGAGGACATCGACACCGGCATGCAGCTCGGCGCCTCCCACCCGATGGGCCCGCTGACCCTGGCCGACATGGTCGGACTCGACACCTGTGCCTCCATCGCCGACGTCATGTACGAGGAGTACGGCGATCCGTCGTACGCCTGCCCGCCGCTGCTGCGCCGCATGGTGCAGGCCGGTCAGCTCGGCCGGAAGTCCGGCCAGGGCTTCTACGACTACTCGAAGTAG
- a CDS encoding DUF1990 family protein produces MPLSPSYPVRFTGASADPAARTIRALRAAGFHTFSHTTPVTPGVSLSAPVIDRCIDELFSGRAHRRAGAPFTGSLTAGSVVVIRPLGIGALASPCLVLRADVERTAAAVTAEVIYATLPGHLECGEERFHLRWDRDAGTAAVTVGAFSRAARPLTRLGGPVARGVQRLMARRYAAAVADPGFRN; encoded by the coding sequence ATGCCCCTGTCCCCCAGCTACCCCGTCCGTTTCACCGGGGCCTCGGCCGACCCCGCCGCCCGCACCATCCGTGCGCTGCGTGCGGCGGGATTCCACACCTTCTCCCACACCACCCCCGTCACGCCCGGCGTGTCGCTGTCCGCCCCCGTGATCGACCGGTGCATCGACGAACTGTTCAGCGGCCGGGCCCACCGCCGCGCCGGCGCGCCGTTCACCGGCAGTCTCACCGCCGGGTCCGTGGTCGTCATCCGGCCGCTGGGCATCGGCGCCCTGGCGTCCCCCTGCCTGGTGCTGCGCGCCGACGTGGAGCGGACGGCCGCCGCCGTGACCGCCGAGGTCATCTACGCGACCCTGCCGGGGCACCTCGAATGCGGGGAGGAACGCTTCCACCTCCGCTGGGACCGGGACGCCGGTACCGCAGCCGTCACCGTCGGCGCCTTCTCCCGCGCCGCGCGGCCGCTGACCCGGCTGGGCGGCCCGGTCGCCCGCGGGGTGCAGCGGCTCATGGCCCGGCGCTACGCCGCGGCAGTCGCCGACCCCGGTTTCCGGAACTGA